The following is a genomic window from Spirosoma foliorum.
GCAAGCGAGGTACAGGTAAGCGTGGCACAAGCACAGGTTGAACGAACCGAGAAGCTGGTAAAATCGGGTACCACGCCCCCCTTTAATCTGTACGATGCCAAAAGCCAACTGGCCAATGATCAGATGCAATACGTTCAGACTCAGACAAACCTAAAAGCGGCTATGCTAACGCTGTTGCAAGTTTTGAATCTACCCTCAACAACAACCTTACAGCTGATTCGGCTGGAAGGCACAATGATTCCCCAGAAGGTTACAACCGACGCGTACCAGATTTTTACGCAAGCCCGAACCGTTATGCCCGAAGTGCTGGCCGCCGATTTGCGTACCAAAGCAGCACAGAAAGGATTAGACCTTGCCAGGGGACTAGCGTATCCTTCCATAACTGTTAATGCTAACTGGGGTACCTCATACTCAAGTGCGGCCCGGCGCAGCATGTACAGTACAGATGCTGTGGAGCAAACAACTACCGGATTTGTTGACGTAGCCGGGCAATCCTATCCGGTTAAAGTACTCGAACCCACCCTAAGCGCAGAACGCATCAATTATTTTCAACAACTGGATAACAATCAGTACAAAAGCCTAACCATGAGCATTCGAATCCCTATTCTGAATGGTTTTCAGGTACGCTATCGCACTACAAACGCTCGCTTGCAACAACAACTGGCCGAATCGCAGGCCGAAAGTGTCCGGCGAAATCTACGGCAAGCCATTGATCAAGCCGTTAACCAACAGCAAAATGCGAATGAACGGTATCAGGCCCTAGAACAACAGGTGATCGTTTTAGCGCAATCGTACAAAGCTGCCGAAGCTCGTTATAACGCGGGTCTGCTCAATGCTGTCGACTATAATTTGGCTAAAAGTAATCTGGACCGGGCATCTATAAACTTGATTCAAGCTCGTTACGAACGAGTACTGCGAGAGAAAGTGGTTGATTTTTACCGGGTTGGAACGTTATAGAGCAAAAAGTAAGTCATCACTCATAAATCCACCATACTTCCAATACCCAAAGGCGCACTTGTCAGGTGCGCCTTTCTCATAAATAACACTATAAAGTTTACGTCAGGCATTATCTTTGCATCCTTAAAATTACCTCATCAATAGCTTCCTGATAAAATTGTGTTGAGTGTTTGTAAACGATTTACCGCATCGGCGGCCCGGTCATTTGCTCATTCACACATTCACTCATTCACTCATTGCTAATGCAGGTTCTTAAATTCGGTGGCACCTCAGTTGGTTCCGTAGAGAGTATCAAACAAGTTATTCAGATCATTGATAATCACCGCCAAAAAGGCGATCAGATAGCCGTTGTGTTCTCGGCGATGGGTGGCGTCACGAACCAGCTCATTGAAATTGGACGCATGGCCACAACGGGTGAAACGGATTACATAGAACTGGTTCGGCGGATTGAAGACCGGCATTTCAATGTGGTAAAAGCGCTCATTCCGATAAAAGAACAGAGTAAAGTATTTGCCCACGTTCGGGGTATTATCAATGAATTGGAAGACCTCCTACGGGGCGTATCGCTGATTCGTGAACTGACTCTCCGTACGCACGACCTTATTACAAGCTTTGGGGAGCGGTTATCCACAACGATCATCACCGAATGTGTAAAAAGTCGGGGAATTCCGGCGCAGTTCTGTGATGCCCGCCAGATCATTAAAACCGATGCCCAGTTTGGGCAGGCCGAAGTTAATTATAGCCTGACCAATCAGCTCATTCAGGAGTATTTTGCCAAGTCGACGGCGACTCAAATGGTAACGGGCTTCATCGGCTCGACGGAAAAGAACGAAACCACTACGCTTGGTCGTGGAGGCTCCGATTATACCGCCAGTATTCTCGGTGCCGCACTAAATGCCGAAGTAATCGATATCTGGACCGATGTTGATGGTATGATGACGGCCGATCCACGCAAAGTACCGAATGCCTTCAATATTCCGACGATCACCTATGCCGAAGCCATGGAACTCAGCCATTTCGGAGCCAAGGTGATTTATCCGCCAAGTCTTCAACCTGCCTTTGCCCGAAACATTCCAATCCGGGTGCTTAATACGTTCAATCCTACCCACGAAGGCACGGTAGTTAGCCGCACCGCCGAACGTCGGCAGTACACGATTACGGGCATTTCGAGCATCGACGACATTGCTCTCGTGAATGTGCAGGGATCGGGTATGATTGGCGTGGCTGGCGTATCTGCGAAGTTATTTGGCGTCTTGGCAGCGCATAAAATCAGTGTGATTCTAATCTCGCAGGCATCGTCGGAACACTCCATCTGTTTCGCCATCGATCCGCGTGGAGCCGAGAATGTAAAAACGATTCTGGATGCCGAATTTGCCACCGAAATCGAGCATGGTCATATCGATAACATCGCCATCGAACGTGATTTATCGGTGATTGCCACCGTGGGTGAAGGCATGAAAAAAAGCTCGGGGATTGCCGGAAAACTGTTTTCGGTATTGGGTAAAAACGGGGTAAATATTGTGGCCGTAGCACAGGGGTCGTCGGAGATAAACATCTCGGTGGTTATCAACAAAAATAACCTATCCAAAGCCCTTAACTCGCTGCATAACATCTTTTTCCAGTCTGAAGCACGTGTATTGAACCTCTACCTGGTTGGTACGGGACTGATTGGCAAAACACTCTTAAAGCAGATTTTCGATCAGTCGGAATTCCTACGTGCCGAGAAGCTATTGAAGGTTTGTGTAGTAGGGATGACAAATAGCAAAAAGATGCTGCTCGACCCGAAAGGCATCGCGTTGGATGATTGGCGCGAACGATTGCTTACAGAAGGTGTAACTACATCGCTTCCCGCTTTCGTTGATAAAATCAAGGACTACAACCTCCCCAACTCGGTCTTTATCGACTGCACTTCCGACAAGGATATTGTGCAGTTCTACGAGTCACTGCTGGATAGCAATATCTCGGTTGTTACCCCAAACAAAGTAGCCAATTCGGGCACCTATGCCGAATACCGACGATTACAACGAACAGCCCTGAACCGGGGAGTAAAATTCCTGTATGAAACCAACGTGGGTGCTGGTTTGCCCATCATCAACACCGTACAGGGATTGATGACTGCTGGGGACCGTTTCCTGAAAATCGAAGCGATTTTATCAGGCACGTTGTCGTTCATCTTCAACACGTTCCGTCCCGGCACATCGTTCGCTGACGTGGTTCGTGACGCCAAAGAAAAAGGGTACACCGAGCCCGATCCTCGCGATGATCTAAGTGGTCTGGACGTAGCTCGAAAAATCCTGATTCTGGCCCGTGAAGCCGGTTTTCCACTCGAACCGGAAGATGTAACAATCACCAATCTACTGCCCGAATCGTGTCTGGCAGCGCCAACAATTCCAGCCTTTTTTGACGAACTGGAGCGCAATAACGCGTACTTCGAAAACCTGCTCGCTGAAGCCGAAGAAAAGGGCGAAAAACTGCGATTCGTGGCCCGTTTCGAGAACAACAAAGCGACCATTGGTCTGCGCCCCGTAGATTCGGAACACCCGTTCTATCAACTAACCGGTGCTGATAATATCGTTTCGTTCACCACAGAGCGTTATAAAGAGCGCCCACTAGTTATCAAAGGCCCCGGTGCGGGTGCCGAAGTCACGGCCTCAGGTGTCTTTGCCGATGTGGTGAGTATTGGGAGTTATTTGGCGTAACCCAAATAAGAACTTGTTAGACTGTATGTCCGTTAATAAAGAACGAGAGCCAACACCAGATGGAAGAGAACGTTATATACCTCAACGAGTACCACCGGCTGCAGAGCGAAAAAATGATCAGGAAAGTCTCCGAGCAGCCCTTGATGTCATTGCAGGAGTGCATCGAGCAAGCAAAGCGGCTCAAGGACCAGCCCCTCAAAACCGTGCTGAAAAAGCAGCGTTAGATCAGGCGCTTCGGGTTGGTGAAGAGAAATTGCTTAGGCGATGGGCTTTGGCTGCTAACAAAATGATACCCGCCGATCCATTTACGGATGCTTGGGAAGCTCAAGGTGGTGAAGGAGGTGCCGAACATCAAGTGTATGTTCAATTAGGTATATATTACAAGCGGAATAATCTGAATTACTACGGTACTTGGCTGAGTTATCTACATAATCTCCTCCTTCATAATTGGCTCTTCCCAGAAACAGGCTATACATTTCTAGGCTTGATGGACGTAGAAGGTTCATTGCAGTCTGTAGTCAGTCAAAAAGCATTACGAGGTGTAAGAGGGGCGACAGCTGATGAAGTAGCAACTTATATGCTCCCATTTGATTTTATTCCCCTTCAAAACAGTGACTATATAAATACAGGTTTTGGTATCATTGTCAGCGATTTACATCACCGAAATGTACTTGTAAGAGACGATGGTGAATTGCTGGTATTTGACCCAGTTATTTACTTACAATGGCCTTCAGAGTAATCAAATTACTGGAAAATAGCTACAATCCAAGCATATTTGCTACGCCAATACCAACAAGGCGTAATCTTAATACAACACTATGCGATTTTGTTTCTATTTGATTTGCCTTTTACTTCTTTCATTTCGCATTTTTGGCCAACAGAGTACCTTTTCAAAAGATCCTACGGTAGCCTTAGAAAACTTTGATTTTAAAGCCATTGATTACGCTTCCTTAGATTCAACATCCCACGATTTCATCAAGTCAATTGAGTATAGCCTGTATCATCGATTTGATGAAGCCGAGGCTTTACTGAAGAAAGTTGCTTTACAGACAGACTCCCCATTAAGCAAAGTTGCCCGTCATTATTTATTGGCCGAACTTTATTTCTGGCGCGAAAAATATGCTGATTATGTGCAGTTTTCCAACCAAATTAATGAACAACCAGAAATGTATGATCTGGCTAAATCATTGGCTATTCATCCGATAGCGCAAATCAGTTTCTCTGTCGATAGTTTATCAGTTCCGGTAACAATTAAAAAGCATAGCTACATCATTGCCAACCTATTCCTGAACGGAAAACCAGCAAGGCTCATCCTCGATTCGGGAGCTAATTTTTCAACTATTTCTCAATCTCTGAGTGAAGACCTGGGGTTGCAGCCTTTAACAACTATAAACTTTCTGAACTCCGTTGGTACAACGATCAAGGCGCCTGTTGGTAGGCTTGATTCTCTGTCCATTGGCAACGTTCAGTTTAAGGGTGTACCTGTCATTTATACGGCAAAAAGTAAGTTTTTCAAAAGACTGCATGTCGACGGTTTATTAGGCTGGGACATTTTGAGCAAGCTTTCCTACACCACTGACTTTAAGGCACAGACGCTTATGATTCGGAAGCCCGTTTTGGATACCACGGCCGAGAAGAACCTGTTTGGTATAGGGCATCCAATATTAGTTGTTCGTTCTCCATCTGGCCAGCCAATCAATATGTATTTTGACTCTGGGTCCAATAGTGTCGACTTGATGACACATGGAGTTACCAAACTTGTTGATTATAAGACAACTAAACGACCAGGGATGATCTCAGGAATTGGCAAAACGAAAATAGGTTGGTTTCGCTACGTGAAGAACTTTACCTTTAAGGTGAATCAAAAACAGTTGAATTATAGACGAGCCTACTTATCTCCTCTGAATGACTTCATATTGAGCATTAAACGAGATGGCACTTTGAGTAATGCACCATTCAAAAAAGGAAAGCTTACTATTGATTATCGGAATAATCACTTTGACTACAAGGAATAGTAAAGCCCAAAACCGCTGAAAAAATCGTAAATTCGCAAACGACTATAGTTTTTTCCTGTGCTTACCGACACCCCACATCAATCCCTCGTTGAACGCATTCGTGACATCGGTCATGCCGAAGCCGTACGGCGGTTCTTTGGGTTGTTAAAGGAGTTGATCGACATCGTTAACCTGCCAAATGGTGATGCCCGGTTGGCGTTTGTTGTGAAACAGGACAAGTCCTCAATTACAGCCAACGTCAATTTCTTTCAGGCTTTACGGATTCAAAGACCCCGGCGTGGCGAAATTGAATATCACTTGACGATTAAAAAATCGTATCAGGACCGGCTAAAAGGCATTGAAGAGTTAGTCTTTGAGCCACTAACCGAAAAATCGGATTATCTGGCAGTTGTCATTGGTCAATCCAATGTACACCTGCTCTACTTGCCTATTTTGCGCACCTGTTGGGAAGACTGCCTGCTCGAACTGGTTGAAAGCACCAAGCGAGGCCCTCATTCCGCCCGGCACAATACTGACGTATACCGGGCGGCAGAAGATGAAGCCTTTCTAAGCGAGCTTATCCGGTTAGCCGATGATCCCACGCTGGAAGATCGCATTCTAAATGGCCTGGGGGTTGAAGAACCAGAAACTGAGTATGAAACGGCGTCGAAGCTACCACAACAGCCGCATAATCTCATTCTGTTTGGCCCACCGGGTACGGGAAAAACGTTTGCGTTACAGCCGTATCTGCATGAGCAAAACGCCAGTTTAATTACGTTTCATCCATCGTATAGCTATGAGGAGTTTGTCGAAGGCATTCGGCCAGAAGCTATCAATGGGCAGATTAGCTATAAGATCCGAAAAGGTATTTTCTATAAAGCTTGCCAGTCCGCTATTCAACAGGCAGGTTATGGAACGATAGCCGATTGTCTGAATGATTCGCAGGAGAATCGTCGCCAGAAATTAGCAAAAGCACCAGCACACTACCTGCTTATTGACGAAGTCAACCGCGCCAATGTCGCCAGCGTGTTCGGCGATTTGATTACACTTTTGGAGGCCGACAAACGCCTTGGTGCCGAAAACGAGCTTTGGTTAACGCTGCCGTATTCGCAGGAGCGGTTTGGGGTTCCTATCAACTTGTTTGTGATCGGCACCATGAACACGACCGACCGTTCTATTGCGCTCTTAGATATTGCCCTGCGTCGACGGTTTTCCTTTCGCGAAATTCGACCCGACGCGACCATTCTCGGCGAGATTGACGGCATTGAACTTCCCCAGTTGCTGCGAACCATAAACGAACGTATTGAATATTTACTGGACCGCGATCACCAGATTGGGCACGCCTATCTGACGACTATAAAAACGTATGCTGAGTTGTGTGACGCCTTCCGCGACCGAATTATTCCACTTTTACAGGAATATTTTTTCAACGATTGGGCCAAGATTCAGTTAATCCTTGGTGATAATCCGGCCTGGGGCAAAGACCCCAATCAGCGGCTTATCTGGATTAAACGAAAGTACACGGCCAATGCCGCCAACAAATTGTTCGGTGAATTGCCGGAATCCATGGATGAGGTAGTCACCTACGAAATTAACCCTAATCTTCAGCAGGACCATTACGATCAGGTACCCGTTGAAGCTTTTATACGAATTTATCAGAAATTGTAACGCGGCCGGGCTGGCGTTCCAGCATCATGTCTGTCGTATCAAACTTATTAAACCTGCGGACAGGATGTCCGCGTTACTCATGAAAGCGCTCGTTCTTACTGAATACAATCATTTCGATTTACAAGATGTTCCTAAGCCAACTGTTCGGCCTAACGAAGTATTGGTTCGTGTACAGGCTGTAGGCATTTGCGGCTCTGATGTTCATGGCATGGATGGTAGTTCTGGCCGACGAATTCCACCCATTGTGATGGGTCATGAGGCCAGTGGCATCATTGCCGAAGTAGGTGCAGATGTGCGTGACTGGTCCACTGGCGATCGCGTTACCTTCGATTCGACCGTTTATGCACTCGATGATTGGTACAGTCGACGTGGGCAGTATAACCTAAGTGATGGACGTGAGGTGGTGGGTGTATCAACCCCCGATTTCAAACGGCAGGGTGCTTTCGCTGAATATGTATCTGTACCTCAGCATATTTTGTATGCCATTCCCGATAATGTCAGTTTCACGCAGGCAGCTTTGGTTGAACCTGTAGCGGTAGCGCTCCACGCCCTAAGTCTAACGCCCATTCAAGTGAATGATTCGGCCGTTGTCGTGGGCGCGGGCATGATTGGCCTGTTTGTGATTCAGGCCTTGAAACTAGCTGGTTGTGGTTCCATTATCGCTATTGATCTGGACGATGATCGGTTAGCGCTGGCACAAAAGCTAGGTGCAACGCACATAATCAACGCCAAAACTGGTGATGTGCCCAAGCAGGTTCAGGCGCTGACGCATGGACGCGGAGCTGACGTTTCCTTCGAAGTAGTTGGCGCTGGACCAACTGTAAAAACCGCCATCGACTGTGTGCGCAAAGGAGCAACGGTGACGCTAGTCGGTAATCTGGCCCCAACTGTTGAAATTCCATTACAGGCTGTCGTCACCCGACAGCTACGACTGCAAGGCTCCTGTGCCATCAACGGGGAATACGAAGCAGCCTTGGCGCTGATCTCATCGGGTCGTATCAATGTAGAAGCCATTCTTAGTGCTGAAGTCCCACTCGAAGAAGGTGCTGACTGGTTTAAACGATTGTATGCTAAAGAGAAAGGCTTAATCAAAGTTGTTCTGAAGCCTTGATTTTAGGGATACGGTTCATAGACGGCGATAGCCGATTCCTGCGATATAATCAAACTACTGTCTGTTAGCCTATTAATCCGCCAGGTATTTCCCGGCGCGACACAACTGGCCGATATGCAGATAGGGTTTGGCGTTCGTTCGGGAAGTGGTATGCCCTCTACATCAACAAGATCCAGTGTATTGCCTTTACGCTTAAAGCGTGCGGGCGAACAGCAGGGGTCGAACTTCCCATCCTTGCCGTAGAGAATCATTCCATTCTGTTTAAAGCTAACAATAGACCATTGACTATCAGTCGGTACATAGATAGGCTGGTTACCAGAATACTGGATCTGAGTCATTCGCCAGCGTCGATATAACAGGTCGGATGGACCAATTGGTTGATCAGTCTGGCAGGCAATAAGCAGCAGTAACAAGGCTGTCGAGAGTAGTACGTTTTTCATATTAGGGGTAGGGTTGATAGGTGGCGATAGCCCGTTCCTGCGTTATAATCAAGCTACTACTTGTTAGTTTATCGATTTGCCACACGTTACCCGGCGGTGCACAATCGACCAATGCGCAGGTCGGATTTGGCGTTCGTTCGGGCAGCGGAATATTCTGTACATCAATCAGGTCCAGTATATTGCCTTTGCGATTAAAACGGTCAGGCAAACAGCAGGGATCATACTTCCCGTCTTCGCCGTATAAAATCATACCATTTGCTTTGAATGTAACAATTGACCCAGCATCGTTTGCTGATATATCTACAGATTGTCCATTGTTATACTGAATCTGCGTCATTCGCCAGCGTCTGTATAATAGGTCATTGGGTGTTGTCTCATCTTTACGGCACCCCAACAGACCAATAATCAACAGGAATATACAGAGTCGCCAAGCTTTCATAATTTCACCCGTTTTTAAGTAGATGACTCCTAACTAAAGCATTTAGTTGGAATACGCTTTAAATTATGCCTACAGCTCCTATACGAATTGCCATTATTGGCCCCGGCAAAGTGGCTCACCTTCATGCCCAGGCCGTTTTACAAACTCCCGACGCCGAATTAGTGGCCGTTTATGGACGAACTTATCAGAAAGCGGAAGACTTTGCAAACCATTACAATATTCGAGCTTACAGCGATGTATATGACATGGTTGATCGCGAGAATGTTGATCTATGCCTTGTTTGCACGACGCATCCTGCCCACCGGGAACCAACCGTAGCGGCCCTCAATGCTGGCTCTCATGTTCTGGTCGAGAAACCACTGGCTTCATCGCTCGAAGACTGCGACGCGATGATCGAGGCTGCCCGGAAAAACAACCGTTACCTCGGCGTTATTGGTCAACGGCGGTTTTATGCACCCTCCATGCGTATCCGGGAAGCTATCGACTCCGGGAAGATTGGGAAACCCGTGCTTGGCACCATTCAGATGCTGGGCTGGCGTAGTGAAGAATACTATAAAAGTGACGACTGGCGCGGTACCTGGGACAAAGAAGGCGGTGGTGTGTTAGTTAATCAGTCGCCACACCAGCTGGATTTGCTACTTTGGTATATGGGCGACATTGACGAAGTATATGGCGTTTGGCGCAATCTGAATCACCCATATATTGAAGTCGATGATACGGCGTTGGCTATTATCAAATTCAAAAATGGTGGCCTGGGAAATATCATTGTCAGCAATTCGCAGAAACCCGGCATCTTCGGAAAAGTACACGTGCATGGCGAAAACGGGGCATCGGTAGGTGTTCAGACCGATGGCGGTGCGTTGTTCATTGCCGGCATGTCGACTATCACCGATCCACCTGTTAATGATTTATGGACAGTTCCCGGCGAAGAGAATCTGTTAGCACAATTCGTAGCAGAAGATACCGCATTCTTCAACACGATTGACGCAACGGTTTATTATTTTGGTGTCCAGATTGCCGAGTTCTGCGACGCCATTCGCAATAAT
Proteins encoded in this region:
- a CDS encoding retropepsin-like aspartic protease, with the translated sequence MRFCFYLICLLLLSFRIFGQQSTFSKDPTVALENFDFKAIDYASLDSTSHDFIKSIEYSLYHRFDEAEALLKKVALQTDSPLSKVARHYLLAELYFWREKYADYVQFSNQINEQPEMYDLAKSLAIHPIAQISFSVDSLSVPVTIKKHSYIIANLFLNGKPARLILDSGANFSTISQSLSEDLGLQPLTTINFLNSVGTTIKAPVGRLDSLSIGNVQFKGVPVIYTAKSKFFKRLHVDGLLGWDILSKLSYTTDFKAQTLMIRKPVLDTTAEKNLFGIGHPILVVRSPSGQPINMYFDSGSNSVDLMTHGVTKLVDYKTTKRPGMISGIGKTKIGWFRYVKNFTFKVNQKQLNYRRAYLSPLNDFILSIKRDGTLSNAPFKKGKLTIDYRNNHFDYKE
- a CDS encoding putative polyvalent protein kinase domain-containing protein codes for the protein MSVNKEREPTPDGRERYIPQRVPPAAERKNDQESLRAALDVIAGVHRASKAAQGPAPQNRAEKAALDQALRVGEEKLLRRWALAANKMIPADPFTDAWEAQGGEGGAEHQVYVQLGIYYKRNNLNYYGTWLSYLHNLLLHNWLFPETGYTFLGLMDVEGSLQSVVSQKALRGVRGATADEVATYMLPFDFIPLQNSDYINTGFGIIVSDLHHRNVLVRDDGELLVFDPVIYLQWPSE
- a CDS encoding McrB family protein yields the protein MLTDTPHQSLVERIRDIGHAEAVRRFFGLLKELIDIVNLPNGDARLAFVVKQDKSSITANVNFFQALRIQRPRRGEIEYHLTIKKSYQDRLKGIEELVFEPLTEKSDYLAVVIGQSNVHLLYLPILRTCWEDCLLELVESTKRGPHSARHNTDVYRAAEDEAFLSELIRLADDPTLEDRILNGLGVEEPETEYETASKLPQQPHNLILFGPPGTGKTFALQPYLHEQNASLITFHPSYSYEEFVEGIRPEAINGQISYKIRKGIFYKACQSAIQQAGYGTIADCLNDSQENRRQKLAKAPAHYLLIDEVNRANVASVFGDLITLLEADKRLGAENELWLTLPYSQERFGVPINLFVIGTMNTTDRSIALLDIALRRRFSFREIRPDATILGEIDGIELPQLLRTINERIEYLLDRDHQIGHAYLTTIKTYAELCDAFRDRIIPLLQEYFFNDWAKIQLILGDNPAWGKDPNQRLIWIKRKYTANAANKLFGELPESMDEVVTYEINPNLQQDHYDQVPVEAFIRIYQKL
- the thrA gene encoding bifunctional aspartate kinase/homoserine dehydrogenase I — encoded protein: MQVLKFGGTSVGSVESIKQVIQIIDNHRQKGDQIAVVFSAMGGVTNQLIEIGRMATTGETDYIELVRRIEDRHFNVVKALIPIKEQSKVFAHVRGIINELEDLLRGVSLIRELTLRTHDLITSFGERLSTTIITECVKSRGIPAQFCDARQIIKTDAQFGQAEVNYSLTNQLIQEYFAKSTATQMVTGFIGSTEKNETTTLGRGGSDYTASILGAALNAEVIDIWTDVDGMMTADPRKVPNAFNIPTITYAEAMELSHFGAKVIYPPSLQPAFARNIPIRVLNTFNPTHEGTVVSRTAERRQYTITGISSIDDIALVNVQGSGMIGVAGVSAKLFGVLAAHKISVILISQASSEHSICFAIDPRGAENVKTILDAEFATEIEHGHIDNIAIERDLSVIATVGEGMKKSSGIAGKLFSVLGKNGVNIVAVAQGSSEINISVVINKNNLSKALNSLHNIFFQSEARVLNLYLVGTGLIGKTLLKQIFDQSEFLRAEKLLKVCVVGMTNSKKMLLDPKGIALDDWRERLLTEGVTTSLPAFVDKIKDYNLPNSVFIDCTSDKDIVQFYESLLDSNISVVTPNKVANSGTYAEYRRLQRTALNRGVKFLYETNVGAGLPIINTVQGLMTAGDRFLKIEAILSGTLSFIFNTFRPGTSFADVVRDAKEKGYTEPDPRDDLSGLDVARKILILAREAGFPLEPEDVTITNLLPESCLAAPTIPAFFDELERNNAYFENLLAEAEEKGEKLRFVARFENNKATIGLRPVDSEHPFYQLTGADNIVSFTTERYKERPLVIKGPGAGAEVTASGVFADVVSIGSYLA
- a CDS encoding TolC family protein, giving the protein MKPIVIILLILGFSGKLWAQSIPSLPSSSTLTLEQCIVLALENQPSIRQSVLQQQLADNTVEQTRKSQLPTLSGYSNQGLNFGRNVDPYTNSVTNAQITTNTVGLGVSWTAFNGFQLKNTLLQQSLTAQASHFDVATAKNTITLNTLLAYLQVLTAQDLVTASEVQVSVAQAQVERTEKLVKSGTTPPFNLYDAKSQLANDQMQYVQTQTNLKAAMLTLLQVLNLPSTTTLQLIRLEGTMIPQKVTTDAYQIFTQARTVMPEVLAADLRTKAAQKGLDLARGLAYPSITVNANWGTSYSSAARRSMYSTDAVEQTTTGFVDVAGQSYPVKVLEPTLSAERINYFQQLDNNQYKSLTMSIRIPILNGFQVRYRTTNARLQQQLAESQAESVRRNLRQAIDQAVNQQQNANERYQALEQQVIVLAQSYKAAEARYNAGLLNAVDYNLAKSNLDRASINLIQARYERVLREKVVDFYRVGTL
- a CDS encoding galactitol-1-phosphate 5-dehydrogenase; translated protein: MKALVLTEYNHFDLQDVPKPTVRPNEVLVRVQAVGICGSDVHGMDGSSGRRIPPIVMGHEASGIIAEVGADVRDWSTGDRVTFDSTVYALDDWYSRRGQYNLSDGREVVGVSTPDFKRQGAFAEYVSVPQHILYAIPDNVSFTQAALVEPVAVALHALSLTPIQVNDSAVVVGAGMIGLFVIQALKLAGCGSIIAIDLDDDRLALAQKLGATHIINAKTGDVPKQVQALTHGRGADVSFEVVGAGPTVKTAIDCVRKGATVTLVGNLAPTVEIPLQAVVTRQLRLQGSCAINGEYEAALALISSGRINVEAILSAEVPLEEGADWFKRLYAKEKGLIKVVLKP
- a CDS encoding Gfo/Idh/MocA family protein, giving the protein MPTAPIRIAIIGPGKVAHLHAQAVLQTPDAELVAVYGRTYQKAEDFANHYNIRAYSDVYDMVDRENVDLCLVCTTHPAHREPTVAALNAGSHVLVEKPLASSLEDCDAMIEAARKNNRYLGVIGQRRFYAPSMRIREAIDSGKIGKPVLGTIQMLGWRSEEYYKSDDWRGTWDKEGGGVLVNQSPHQLDLLLWYMGDIDEVYGVWRNLNHPYIEVDDTALAIIKFKNGGLGNIIVSNSQKPGIFGKVHVHGENGASVGVQTDGGALFIAGMSTITDPPVNDLWTVPGEENLLAQFVAEDTAFFNTIDATVYYFGVQIAEFCDAIRNNRPPLVTGEDGRKVVALFQAIYESTRTGLPVKL